A region of Bacteroidia bacterium DNA encodes the following proteins:
- a CDS encoding ribonuclease H-like domain-containing protein has product MTIDDLTRFLFFDIETVRSTHTWEDLSEKWQHLWAQKAATFPEFKQGTATAEQLYLEKAGIFAEFAKIVCISFGRIDSFKNENQETSYKISLKAIQNHDENQLLKETCTLLTSFFDRNINLLAGHNIKEFDIPFLARRLLVQSEPLPPQIQQLRGRSKFENKHLDTLELWRFGDYKNYTRLDLIAACLGIDSPKNDIDGSQVGEVYWSENNLARISDYCTSDVEATVQIALRLFGHNIIDNVERK; this is encoded by the coding sequence ATGACTATAGACGACCTAACCCGATTCCTCTTTTTTGACATCGAAACAGTTCGCTCAACCCATACATGGGAAGATTTATCAGAAAAATGGCAACATTTGTGGGCACAAAAAGCAGCTACTTTTCCCGAATTTAAACAAGGAACGGCTACTGCCGAGCAACTTTATCTCGAAAAAGCCGGAATATTCGCAGAATTTGCCAAAATAGTCTGTATCTCATTTGGCAGAATAGATAGTTTTAAAAACGAAAATCAAGAAACTTCCTACAAAATCAGCCTAAAAGCTATTCAAAACCACGATGAAAACCAACTCCTAAAGGAAACTTGCACCCTATTAACGTCTTTTTTTGATAGAAATATTAACCTATTAGCCGGACATAATATTAAAGAGTTTGATATTCCCTTTTTAGCTCGTCGCTTATTGGTTCAAAGTGAACCCTTACCTCCCCAAATCCAACAATTACGCGGTCGTTCAAAATTTGAAAATAAACACTTAGATACCTTAGAACTTTGGCGGTTCGGAGATTACAAAAACTACACCCGATTAGACCTAATCGCCGCTTGCTTAGGAATAGACTCTCCCAAAAATGACATAGACGGAAGCCAAGTAGGGGAAGTCTATTGGTCAGAAAATAATTTAGCCAGAATATCCGACTATTGCACATCTGACGTTGAAGCAACAGTTCAGATAGCATTGCGGCTCTTTGGCCATAATATCATAGACAATGTTGAAAGAAAATAA
- a CDS encoding histidine phosphatase family protein: RHAKSDWNISTRSDFDRTLNERGFRDASNMANRLKTAPYLPQQIHHSAAIRTQQTAQLVAEKINLSSEYLTAHQSLYEAGINECLKVIRTIPDTFQTVLLVGHNPTITHLVGYLTPQNITHMPTSAITCIQFEIGSWTAIEPLLGKFYWFDYPKNEFIPVYL; the protein is encoded by the coding sequence TGCGTCATGCAAAATCCGACTGGAATATTTCCACCCGGTCAGATTTTGATAGAACCCTAAATGAACGTGGATTTAGAGATGCCTCCAATATGGCTAACCGCCTAAAAACAGCTCCATATTTACCGCAGCAAATACACCACAGTGCCGCTATACGCACTCAACAAACAGCTCAACTTGTCGCAGAAAAAATCAACCTATCCTCAGAATACCTTACCGCCCACCAAAGTTTATATGAAGCCGGAATCAATGAGTGTCTGAAAGTTATCCGTACAATACCGGATACCTTTCAAACAGTATTACTCGTTGGTCATAACCCAACTATTACGCATTTAGTCGGATACCTTACCCCCCAAAATATTACACACATGCCCACATCTGCCATAACCTGTATTCAGTTTGAGATAGGCTCATGGACAGCCATTGAGCCTCTACTGGGAAAATTTTATTGGTTCGATTACCCCAAAAATGAATTTATCCCTGTATATTTGTAA
- a CDS encoding PorV/PorQ family protein — protein MNTLNAQIFPNLGGQRVGISALSFMKLDHNPRTSAMGGAAAAVSGDPFACQWNPAAITDLTSIHTAASATLWPAGLNQGSFVAILPTLKTGTFGLSAASLTSGPMEKRTEFLPNGTGETFYVTNTAIGATYAKTLTEMFSYGITARYINETIDQFSAHTVAFDLGFAYRTDFKDLRFAVVINNFGLNSKLKPRLKSNMAPVDLESYAAPTIFSIGASMNVWKNERNTLLAAFQLNHPSDNAENLRIGVEYSWRNLLYLRAGYKINVPDQNLPTAGIGFRGRIARNPLQLDYMIEPMQRLGWAQRLALTLSINREKRTDPENSQPK, from the coding sequence ATGAATACACTCAATGCCCAGATTTTTCCAAATTTAGGGGGGCAACGGGTAGGTATTTCGGCTCTTTCATTTATGAAGTTAGACCATAATCCCAGAACTAGTGCTATGGGGGGAGCTGCTGCTGCTGTTTCAGGCGATCCATTTGCCTGCCAATGGAATCCCGCAGCTATAACGGACTTAACTTCTATTCATACTGCTGCTTCTGCTACCTTGTGGCCGGCTGGCTTAAATCAAGGAAGTTTTGTAGCCATTTTACCAACGCTAAAAACAGGAACCTTTGGACTATCGGCTGCATCTTTGACCAGCGGCCCTATGGAAAAACGAACCGAGTTTTTACCCAACGGAACCGGAGAAACATTCTATGTAACCAACACGGCTATCGGTGCTACTTATGCCAAAACCCTAACAGAAATGTTTAGCTACGGAATAACTGCACGATACATCAACGAAACAATAGACCAATTTTCAGCCCATACAGTAGCTTTTGACTTGGGATTTGCCTACAGAACAGACTTCAAAGACCTACGTTTCGCAGTGGTAATAAACAACTTTGGCCTAAACTCGAAACTAAAACCCAGATTAAAATCAAATATGGCTCCCGTTGATTTAGAAAGCTACGCCGCCCCAACAATATTCAGTATTGGTGCTTCTATGAACGTTTGGAAAAACGAACGAAACACGCTATTGGCAGCATTTCAGCTGAATCACCCCAGCGATAATGCAGAAAACCTCCGAATTGGTGTAGAATATAGCTGGAGAAATTTGCTCTATTTACGAGCCGGCTACAAAATTAACGTCCCTGACCAAAATTTACCAACTGCCGGAATTGGATTCAGAGGCAGAATAGCCCGAAACCCATTGCAACTCGACTATATGATTGAACCAATGCAGCGTTTAGGTTGGGCTCAACGGCTTGCCTTAACCCTCAGCATTAACCGCGAAAAACGTACCGATCCGGAAAACTCCCAGCCAAAGTAA
- a CDS encoding dipeptidase → MSVQDLHTSVKQYLAANQDRFLAELFDLLRIPSVSADPKYKPDVLKTAELVATHFSAIDLENVLLIETSGFPAVYAEKILNKDFPTVLVYGHYDVQPPDPLDLWQTPPFEPVIREGKIYARGSCDDKGQFFMHTKAIEILLKLQKLPVNVKFLIEGEEEVGSANLETLLQKYQEKLHCDVILISDTSMIANDSPSLTVGLRGLAYMEVEVIGPNRDLHSGVYGGAVDNPVNVLCEIIASLKDEKGHITIPGFYDDVLNLSTEERNEMAKRPFDKQEYLDHLDIQDTRGEDGYSIIEQTSIRPTLDVNGIWGGYIGEGAKTVLPSKANAKISMRLVPNQSSEKIMKLFTEHIQKIAPPTVKVTITPHHGGEAVVTSTKSTGYLAAEEAMLQSFGKKPIPTREGGSIPIVALFTSILQAPVVLMGFGLDSDAIHSPNEHYGVFNFLKGIETIPLFYAHYAQLTQEKH, encoded by the coding sequence ATGAGCGTTCAAGACCTTCATACATCTGTTAAACAGTACCTTGCAGCAAATCAAGATAGATTTTTGGCAGAATTATTTGATTTATTACGGATTCCGAGCGTAAGTGCTGATCCTAAATATAAACCCGATGTTTTAAAAACAGCCGAATTGGTAGCAACCCATTTTTCCGCAATAGACTTAGAAAATGTTCTGCTGATAGAAACATCCGGATTTCCGGCTGTGTATGCAGAAAAAATATTAAATAAAGACTTTCCCACTGTACTTGTTTACGGTCATTATGACGTTCAACCCCCGGACCCATTAGACCTTTGGCAAACGCCGCCTTTTGAGCCTGTTATCAGAGAAGGAAAAATATACGCAAGAGGATCTTGTGATGATAAAGGGCAGTTTTTTATGCACACAAAGGCTATCGAAATCCTGCTAAAACTACAAAAACTGCCGGTAAACGTAAAGTTTTTAATCGAAGGCGAAGAAGAAGTGGGAAGTGCTAATTTAGAAACCTTACTTCAAAAATATCAAGAGAAACTTCATTGCGATGTTATTTTGATTTCAGATACCTCAATGATTGCCAATGATAGCCCCTCCCTAACGGTGGGTTTACGCGGGCTTGCCTATATGGAAGTAGAAGTCATTGGTCCCAATAGAGATTTACACTCAGGGGTTTATGGCGGCGCAGTAGATAATCCGGTGAATGTCTTGTGCGAAATCATCGCATCCCTAAAAGATGAAAAAGGCCACATCACCATCCCCGGATTCTATGACGATGTACTGAATCTTTCTACCGAAGAACGTAACGAAATGGCAAAACGCCCATTTGACAAACAAGAATATTTGGATCATTTAGATATACAAGATACTCGTGGTGAAGATGGCTATTCAATTATTGAGCAAACATCTATCCGGCCAACCTTAGATGTAAATGGAATTTGGGGGGGATACATTGGTGAAGGTGCTAAAACGGTATTACCGTCTAAAGCAAATGCGAAAATATCCATGCGTTTAGTACCTAACCAAAGTTCAGAAAAAATCATGAAGCTATTCACTGAACATATTCAGAAGATAGCTCCTCCGACAGTAAAAGTTACTATAACGCCGCATCATGGAGGAGAAGCTGTGGTAACATCCACAAAATCAACAGGATACTTAGCTGCCGAAGAAGCTATGTTGCAATCTTTTGGGAAAAAGCCTATTCCTACCCGTGAAGGCGGCTCAATCCCTATTGTAGCATTATTTACCAGCATTTTACAAGCTCCGGTAGTTTTGATGGGCTTCGGCTTAGATTCAGATGCTATTCACAGCCCCAATGAGCATTACGGCGTATTTAACTTTTTAAAAGGAATCGAAACTATTCCGTTATTTTATGCTCATTATGCTCAATTAACCCAAGAAAAGCACTAA
- a CDS encoding PAS domain S-box protein, translating to MDTAIYISQHTELLAHTLKSLNECIVIADSSDIIRYVNPAFVETYGYSEAEIIGKPSSIMWSAKNKPEVTQKILEETKLFGSFRGELFNRRKDGSDFPILLVTSIVRDDDKNPIAFVGISKDITDIKQYELELQTRAKTIEEQNRAISIRNAQFEIGIEYAKSLQVSLLTQRETIERFLFNPVFFHHPKEKVFGDFFWADQKFDRLLLASVEGGASGIAGAMLSMLINNYLNQIVSDEHLNQPNVILEKLHEKLSIHFNKEEPLNLEKGIHIGLITIPKNLRSFKYSGADTDLMLLRDGRWIKLSGDKADLGFLVQRTHGNYRPCSFITHNQSLRPGDYMFMFTGGIVRQINPSGESLGVERLLDFLQTKEHSPAQQVEKSLEAFIQKWKGSADQTEDWMLLGYRF from the coding sequence ATGGATACCGCAATATACATAAGCCAACATACCGAACTGTTAGCCCATACATTAAAAAGCCTTAATGAATGTATTGTTATAGCTGATTCATCAGATATTATAAGATACGTAAATCCGGCCTTTGTGGAAACCTATGGTTATTCAGAGGCGGAAATTATCGGTAAGCCGTCTTCTATAATGTGGTCTGCTAAAAATAAACCTGAAGTTACTCAGAAAATTCTGGAAGAAACAAAGCTATTTGGCTCTTTTAGAGGAGAATTATTTAATCGGAGAAAAGATGGCTCAGATTTTCCTATTTTATTAGTTACTTCAATCGTCCGTGATGACGATAAAAATCCTATTGCTTTTGTAGGCATTTCCAAAGATATAACAGACATAAAGCAATACGAATTAGAATTACAAACCAGAGCCAAGACTATAGAGGAACAAAATAGAGCTATTTCTATTCGGAATGCTCAGTTTGAAATTGGCATCGAATATGCCAAGAGTTTACAGGTTTCATTACTAACCCAGCGAGAAACAATAGAGCGTTTTTTGTTCAATCCAGTATTTTTTCATCATCCAAAAGAGAAAGTATTTGGGGATTTTTTCTGGGCTGACCAAAAATTTGACAGATTGTTATTAGCCTCTGTTGAAGGTGGAGCTTCCGGAATTGCCGGAGCAATGCTTTCTATGCTGATTAATAATTATCTCAACCAAATTGTTTCAGATGAGCACTTAAACCAGCCCAATGTTATTTTGGAAAAACTACATGAAAAACTAAGTATTCATTTTAACAAAGAAGAGCCCTTAAATTTGGAAAAAGGGATTCATATTGGGCTGATTACAATCCCTAAAAATCTACGGTCGTTTAAATACAGTGGGGCGGACACTGATTTGATGTTGCTGCGGGACGGTCGCTGGATAAAACTTTCCGGAGATAAAGCAGATTTAGGATTTTTGGTTCAACGAACACACGGCAATTACAGACCTTGCTCCTTCATAACGCATAATCAATCGCTTAGGCCGGGCGATTATATGTTTATGTTTACCGGCGGAATTGTTCGGCAAATAAACCCCTCCGGTGAATCTCTCGGAGTAGAAAGATTGCTTGACTTTCTACAGACAAAAGAGCACAGTCCCGCCCAACAAGTTGAAAAATCATTAGAAGCCTTTATCCAAAAATGGAAAGGCTCTGCCGACCAAACCGAAGATTGGATGCTATTAGGATACCGGTTCTAA